In Actinomycetota bacterium, one genomic interval encodes:
- a CDS encoding substrate-binding domain-containing protein, which translates to MTKTKRWAALMAGTLAVLAMAAMIMGCGEKKAEEVERTELILATTTSTQDSGLLDEWIPMFEEDNPYAVKVIAVGSGEAMEMGKKGECDVMLVHSPAAEEQLVAEGYAIDRNAVMHNDFIIVGPAADPARAKEAASAKDAFAAIAASQSGFVSRADESGTHTKEKNIWKAADISPAGAWYMESGKGMGDTLRIASEEGAYTLSDRGTFLSMKDELDLEILFQGDPILFNNYHVMNVNPEKWPDVNYEGARAFNAFCVSAAAQEFLNVFGVEEYGEQLFYPDAL; encoded by the coding sequence ATGACGAAGACCAAGAGATGGGCAGCGCTCATGGCGGGGACACTCGCCGTCCTGGCCATGGCCGCCATGATCATGGGGTGCGGGGAGAAGAAGGCGGAAGAGGTGGAGAGGACGGAGCTCATCCTGGCCACCACCACCAGCACCCAGGACTCCGGCCTCCTGGACGAATGGATCCCCATGTTCGAGGAGGACAACCCCTATGCGGTGAAGGTCATCGCCGTGGGCAGCGGCGAGGCCATGGAGATGGGGAAGAAGGGCGAGTGCGACGTCATGCTGGTACACAGCCCCGCCGCCGAGGAACAGCTGGTGGCGGAGGGTTACGCCATAGACCGCAACGCGGTCATGCACAACGATTTCATCATCGTCGGGCCGGCCGCCGATCCCGCCCGGGCGAAGGAGGCCGCCTCCGCCAAGGACGCCTTTGCCGCCATCGCCGCCTCGCAGTCCGGGTTCGTATCCCGGGCGGACGAGTCCGGGACGCATACCAAGGAGAAGAACATCTGGAAGGCCGCCGACATCTCCCCGGCGGGAGCGTGGTATATGGAAAGCGGCAAGGGCATGGGGGACACCCTGCGCATCGCTTCGGAGGAAGGGGCCTACACCCTCAGCGATCGCGGCACCTTTCTCAGCATGAAGGACGAACTGGACCTGGAGATCCTTTTCCAGGGCGATCCGATACTCTTCAACAATTATCACGTCATGAACGTCAACCCGGAGAAATGGCCGGACGTGAACTACGAGGGCGCACGGGCCTTCAACGCCTTCTGCGTCTCGGCCGCGGCACAGGAATTTCTCAACGTCTTCGGGGTGGAGGAGTACGGGGAGCAGTTGTTCTACCCCGACGCTCTCTAG
- a CDS encoding PAS domain S-box protein encodes MSEEELRRELERLRARVTELEYKEREFAAARETLIQGLRAFAVVLEHTPEVNILAGADGTIKSVSPSVRRIAGYREEELVGRRAISYIHEEDRVRALEYFSRTLSQEEPGPREEFRYRHADGSWHVLDIVCVNLLDNPAVGGVLMIARDVTDRKETEDALRRSELYFRSLIRNAADMITILDGDLTFRWGSRATALITGHGEETYGRSILDYIHPDDVEDSRRDFEVILATPGVPYHCVRRFRHADGTYHHHHAILTNLLHEPSVRGIIINSRDVTERVVMEERLRASVRELDAFATTVSHDLRTPLSLIQGYAQLLRAGDVSEEEREMYLDNIITAARRMDELTASLLEYAQAGRPAGEVSPVDPRLVLEEVLFENAEALGERGAEVAVEDALPTIMVDPLKLRQVFANLVENALKYAAIHRGLRIEVGAMSHGNTATLFVRDNGDGIDPRLREEIFQPFRRSAKAGSAGLGIGLSTVKRAVEGWGGKIWVESEPGKGAAFYFTAPLAEAGPR; translated from the coding sequence ATGAGCGAAGAGGAACTGAGACGGGAGCTGGAGCGGCTGCGCGCCCGCGTGACCGAACTCGAGTATAAAGAGAGAGAGTTCGCGGCGGCCAGGGAGACCCTCATCCAGGGTCTGAGGGCTTTCGCCGTGGTGCTGGAGCATACTCCCGAGGTCAATATACTGGCCGGCGCGGACGGCACCATCAAGAGCGTGTCTCCCTCGGTGCGCAGGATCGCGGGTTACCGGGAGGAGGAGCTGGTTGGCCGGAGGGCCATTTCGTATATTCACGAGGAGGACCGGGTGCGGGCTCTGGAGTATTTCTCCCGCACCCTCTCGCAGGAGGAACCCGGTCCCAGGGAGGAGTTCAGGTACCGCCACGCCGACGGCTCCTGGCACGTCCTCGACATCGTGTGCGTCAACCTCCTGGACAATCCCGCGGTGGGAGGGGTGCTCATGATCGCCAGGGATGTCACCGACCGCAAGGAGACGGAGGATGCGCTCCGCCGCAGCGAGTTGTATTTCCGCTCCCTTATCCGCAACGCGGCGGACATGATCACCATCCTCGACGGGGACCTCACCTTCCGCTGGGGAAGCCGCGCCACCGCGCTCATCACCGGCCATGGCGAGGAGACCTACGGTAGGTCCATACTGGATTACATCCACCCCGACGACGTGGAGGATTCACGCCGGGACTTCGAGGTCATCCTGGCCACTCCAGGGGTCCCCTATCACTGCGTGAGGCGCTTCCGTCACGCCGACGGGACCTATCACCACCATCACGCCATCCTCACCAATCTCCTTCATGAGCCTTCGGTGCGGGGCATCATCATCAATTCCCGCGACGTCACCGAGAGGGTGGTCATGGAGGAGCGACTGCGCGCCAGCGTCCGGGAACTGGACGCCTTCGCTACCACCGTCTCCCACGATCTGCGCACGCCTCTCTCCCTCATCCAGGGTTATGCCCAGCTCCTGCGGGCCGGCGACGTCAGCGAGGAGGAGAGGGAGATGTACCTGGACAACATCATCACCGCCGCCAGGCGCATGGATGAGCTCACGGCATCCCTGCTCGAGTACGCGCAGGCGGGAAGGCCGGCGGGGGAGGTCTCCCCGGTAGATCCCCGACTAGTGCTGGAGGAGGTGCTGTTCGAGAACGCGGAGGCTCTTGGGGAAAGGGGGGCCGAGGTGGCGGTGGAAGACGCGCTTCCCACCATCATGGTGGACCCCCTGAAGCTGCGCCAGGTCTTCGCGAACCTGGTGGAGAACGCCCTCAAGTATGCCGCGATCCACCGGGGCCTGCGCATCGAGGTGGGCGCGATGAGCCACGGCAATACTGCCACCCTCTTCGTACGCGATAACGGCGACGGCATCGACCCCCGGCTGCGCGAGGAGATCTTCCAGCCCTTCCGGCGCTCCGCGAAGGCGGGATCGGCCGGTTTGGGCATCGGCCTTTCCACGGTGAAGCGGGCGGTGGAAGGGTGGGGAGGAAAGATATGGGTGGAATCGGAGCCGGGGAAGGGCGCGGCCTTCTATTTCACCGCCCCCCTCGCGGAAGCCGGACCCAGGTGA
- a CDS encoding formate C-acetyltransferase/glycerol dehydratase family glycyl radical enzyme codes for MKEAAAKLQGSERFRRIREELLSAPVYLCPERALLVTAFHKRHDDPSDHVMLRKAKALRHILLNKSAYIYPHELIVGNVGSRRISAIMQPELAGVFMSEDLLWIDRRRATPLRISWRDRLRLLVEVIPYWLTHNMNSRAFRDRRHLLRYVREQLNPVYYLINEAGGIGHFLPGYERMIRLGVRGFLEEMEGRQGPLYEAARIACEGLVGFARRLSAEAESLARGEVDPLRRDELREIARICRKVPAEPADTFHEALQSLWLTHLAVNLESLNSAVSFGRVDQYLYPYYRRDLEEGRLTREQAKDMLLSFSAKAAEHVFLLSERISQYHGGYLVVQAAVVGGMDREGNDAVNDLTYLFLEVMEEAGLRDPNYQARVHAGSPDEYLRRVAEVARGGNGMPAVFGDEAAVASLVYHGYEVEEARDYAVVGCVELALPGKSFLSTDAALFNLPLCLELALNQGRRFGARRRVGAATPPPGEFRDLEEVIDAFRAQVESMVDRMVGDLQVVETGNRDYHPTPFSSMLVEGCLETGKDLTEGGARYNSSGVQGVGVADVADSLAALEQVVFGSGRYSMAEVVEALKSDFAGQERLRAELLTAPKFGNDDPRADRYADLVVRIFHDALARHRNTRGGPYVPGFYSVTCHVAFGRGTGALPSGRRAGEPLASSLSPANGRDRLGPTALLNSVTAVDSRLMPNGCAVNLSFDPVSLGGERGVENLAALLRGYFARGGMQVQFNVIDPQLLLDARRNPGKYPGLVVRVAGYCAYFDDLPDAAKEEIISRTLQRA; via the coding sequence ATGAAAGAGGCGGCGGCGAAGCTCCAGGGAAGCGAGCGCTTCCGGCGCATAAGGGAGGAGCTCCTATCGGCCCCCGTGTATCTCTGCCCCGAGAGGGCGCTGCTGGTCACCGCGTTTCACAAACGTCACGACGATCCTTCCGACCACGTGATGCTGCGCAAGGCGAAGGCGCTCCGGCACATCCTGCTCAACAAGTCCGCGTACATCTACCCCCACGAGCTCATCGTGGGCAACGTGGGCTCACGTCGTATCTCCGCCATCATGCAGCCGGAGCTGGCGGGGGTGTTCATGAGCGAGGACCTGCTGTGGATCGACCGGCGCAGGGCCACGCCCCTGCGCATATCCTGGCGGGACAGGCTGCGCCTTCTGGTGGAGGTCATACCCTACTGGCTGACGCACAACATGAACTCCCGCGCTTTCCGGGACCGTCGGCACCTCCTGCGCTACGTGAGGGAACAGCTCAACCCGGTCTATTACCTCATCAACGAGGCGGGAGGCATCGGGCATTTCCTTCCCGGTTACGAGAGGATGATCCGGCTGGGGGTGCGTGGATTCCTCGAGGAGATGGAGGGAAGGCAGGGCCCCCTCTACGAGGCGGCGCGCATCGCCTGCGAGGGGCTGGTCGGCTTCGCGCGGCGTCTCTCCGCGGAGGCGGAGAGCCTGGCAAGGGGAGAGGTGGACCCCCTCCGCCGGGATGAGCTGCGCGAGATAGCCCGTATCTGCCGCAAGGTCCCCGCGGAACCGGCGGATACCTTCCACGAGGCGCTGCAGTCCCTGTGGCTCACTCACCTGGCGGTGAATCTGGAGAGCCTCAACTCCGCGGTGTCCTTCGGGCGCGTGGACCAGTACCTCTATCCCTATTACCGGCGGGACCTGGAGGAGGGGCGCCTCACCCGGGAGCAGGCTAAAGACATGCTCCTCTCCTTCAGCGCCAAGGCGGCGGAGCACGTCTTCCTCCTCTCGGAGAGGATAAGCCAGTACCACGGAGGATACCTGGTGGTGCAGGCGGCCGTTGTCGGCGGCATGGACCGCGAGGGGAACGACGCCGTCAACGACCTCACCTACCTCTTCCTGGAGGTCATGGAGGAGGCGGGGCTGCGCGACCCCAACTACCAGGCTAGGGTGCATGCCGGGTCCCCCGATGAGTACCTGAGGAGGGTGGCGGAGGTGGCGCGCGGGGGCAACGGCATGCCCGCCGTCTTCGGAGACGAGGCGGCGGTGGCCTCGCTGGTATACCACGGCTACGAGGTGGAGGAGGCGCGCGACTACGCCGTGGTGGGATGTGTGGAACTGGCACTACCTGGAAAAAGTTTCCTTTCCACCGACGCGGCGCTCTTCAACCTTCCGCTCTGCCTGGAGCTGGCTTTGAACCAAGGCCGGCGCTTCGGCGCGCGGCGCAGGGTCGGTGCCGCGACGCCGCCCCCCGGGGAGTTCCGCGACCTGGAGGAGGTGATCGACGCCTTCCGTGCACAGGTGGAGAGCATGGTGGACAGGATGGTCGGCGACCTCCAAGTGGTGGAGACGGGGAACCGGGACTACCACCCCACGCCCTTCTCCTCCATGCTGGTGGAGGGATGCCTGGAGACGGGGAAGGACTTGACGGAGGGGGGAGCGAGGTACAACTCCAGCGGCGTGCAGGGGGTGGGGGTGGCGGACGTGGCCGATTCCCTGGCCGCCCTCGAACAGGTGGTGTTCGGAAGCGGGAGATATTCCATGGCCGAGGTGGTGGAGGCGTTGAAGTCGGACTTCGCGGGGCAAGAGCGCCTGCGGGCGGAGCTGCTCACCGCCCCCAAGTTCGGCAACGACGACCCGCGTGCCGACCGCTACGCCGACCTCGTGGTGCGCATCTTCCACGACGCCTTGGCGCGGCACCGCAACACGCGGGGCGGCCCGTACGTGCCCGGTTTCTATTCCGTCACCTGCCACGTAGCCTTCGGCCGCGGGACGGGCGCCCTTCCCAGCGGACGCCGTGCCGGGGAACCGCTCGCCTCCAGTCTCAGCCCCGCCAACGGCCGCGATCGTCTGGGGCCCACCGCCCTGCTCAACTCCGTGACCGCGGTGGACTCGAGGCTAATGCCCAACGGGTGCGCGGTGAACCTCAGCTTCGACCCCGTAAGCCTTGGCGGGGAGCGGGGGGTGGAGAACCTCGCCGCCCTCCTGCGGGGCTACTTCGCGCGGGGAGGGATGCAGGTGCAGTTCAACGTCATCGATCCCCAGCTCCTGCTGGATGCCCGCCGCAACCCCGGCAAGTATCCCGGCTTGGTGGTGCGGGTGGCCGGGTACTGCGCCTACTTCGACGACCTTCCCGACGCCGCCAAGGAGGAGATCATCTCCCGTACCCTCCAGCGCGCATAA
- a CDS encoding methyl-accepting chemotaxis protein, producing MMENGARELRRLLGEASKRLLLKAALSAITIPVLVLALFSLTIFRFSSRQYLVFLLALAAVVVPLIIAFAVTYLSRQRRLTARLEAWYERERDPGDPADRSLAMRLQKELDGSSNEHGLMVAAGIFLSITLSVLLFGRYADFTPYTSTAYISLGVLLALTDFFVTLFISHREMRPVLQAFLADCRGFGFHAAAGIGRRLAVFAMTVLLLALGITWIASSYISSEMLKEELERRGRDNVLLLAERLSDLSKEGRLRARGEEVAAALSLGEDERLVVYDRNGEEVLDLSRGNAAAGVWEELAAGAGEAEAGPVSRVAQAGRREYLVTAAALEGEEGGSLVRVSAVETSFRALGRLTPTMLLLLVVGVGVAAFLTLLMTRNLADPIRRLVRTCRVVGTGDLTVEVPVDSLDDMGELSSSYGEMLRSLRSISSELRETSGEVSEGAVSIVAVSEQIMAAIEELNALVQDLSGQIEHEVDQIREVEEIMQSVAATISMSHAEASRSFEISRDAEAAVEEGRGHARDAVEKIAGFKAILDESMEAVLSLGESSRKIGAIVDIITRIADQTNLLALNAAIEAARVPEHGKGFAVVADEVKKLAQEAAGSAQRIHDLVRAIQGDVEKAKGLMEKGTMGMYVGMETVERTDRSLASISDIVGEMARVAGAIAEASSRELRESERLADSLRAMKEQVETTAGAYEEIGASSEEQTAATTELAGTAEQLSRIAERLQEMVAHFKLY from the coding sequence ATGATGGAGAACGGAGCGCGGGAACTCCGGCGGCTGCTGGGCGAGGCCTCGAAAAGGCTGCTGCTCAAGGCCGCGCTCTCGGCCATCACCATACCCGTGCTGGTGCTCGCCCTCTTCTCGCTCACCATCTTCCGCTTCTCCTCCCGGCAGTATCTAGTCTTCCTCCTCGCCCTGGCGGCGGTGGTGGTCCCCCTCATCATCGCCTTCGCGGTCACTTACCTTTCGCGGCAGCGGCGCCTCACGGCGCGCCTGGAAGCGTGGTACGAGCGGGAGAGGGATCCTGGCGACCCCGCCGACCGCTCCCTGGCTATGCGCCTGCAGAAAGAGCTGGACGGCTCCAGCAACGAGCACGGCCTCATGGTGGCGGCGGGCATCTTCCTCAGCATCACCTTGAGCGTGCTGCTCTTCGGACGCTACGCCGACTTCACCCCCTATACTTCCACCGCCTACATCTCCCTGGGGGTCCTCCTCGCTCTCACCGATTTCTTCGTCACCCTGTTCATCTCCCACCGCGAGATGCGGCCCGTGCTGCAGGCCTTCCTCGCAGACTGCCGCGGGTTCGGCTTTCACGCCGCCGCGGGCATCGGCAGGCGCCTGGCGGTGTTTGCCATGACCGTCCTCCTCCTAGCCCTGGGCATCACCTGGATCGCCTCCTCCTATATCTCCAGCGAGATGCTCAAGGAGGAGCTGGAGCGGAGAGGACGGGACAACGTCCTCCTTCTCGCCGAGCGCCTCTCCGACCTGAGCAAGGAAGGCAGGCTGCGCGCACGTGGCGAGGAGGTGGCGGCGGCTCTCTCCCTGGGCGAGGACGAGAGGCTGGTGGTCTATGACCGAAACGGAGAGGAGGTCCTGGACCTCTCCCGCGGGAATGCCGCCGCCGGGGTATGGGAGGAGCTCGCCGCCGGTGCAGGCGAGGCGGAGGCGGGACCGGTGAGCCGCGTGGCGCAGGCGGGAAGGCGGGAATACCTCGTCACCGCCGCGGCCTTGGAGGGGGAGGAGGGAGGGTCGCTGGTCAGGGTGTCCGCAGTGGAGACCTCCTTCCGCGCCCTCGGACGCCTCACCCCCACCATGCTCCTTCTGTTGGTGGTGGGGGTGGGGGTGGCCGCGTTCCTCACCCTGCTCATGACCCGCAACCTCGCCGACCCCATCCGCCGTCTGGTGCGCACCTGCCGCGTGGTGGGCACCGGCGACCTGACGGTGGAGGTCCCGGTGGACTCCCTGGACGACATGGGAGAGCTTTCCAGCTCCTATGGGGAGATGCTGCGCTCCCTGCGCAGCATCAGCAGCGAGCTGCGCGAGACCTCCGGGGAGGTGAGCGAGGGGGCGGTGAGCATCGTGGCCGTCTCCGAGCAGATCATGGCGGCCATCGAGGAGCTCAACGCCCTGGTGCAGGACCTCTCGGGCCAGATCGAGCACGAGGTGGACCAGATCAGGGAGGTGGAGGAGATCATGCAGAGCGTCGCCGCCACCATCTCCATGTCCCACGCCGAGGCCAGCCGCAGTTTCGAGATCAGCCGCGACGCTGAGGCGGCGGTAGAGGAGGGGAGGGGCCACGCACGCGACGCGGTGGAGAAGATCGCCGGTTTCAAGGCCATCCTGGACGAGTCCATGGAGGCCGTGCTTTCCCTGGGGGAGAGCTCGCGCAAGATCGGCGCCATCGTGGACATCATCACCCGCATCGCGGACCAGACCAACCTCCTGGCCCTGAACGCCGCCATCGAGGCTGCCAGGGTGCCGGAACACGGTAAGGGATTCGCGGTGGTGGCGGACGAGGTGAAAAAGCTGGCCCAGGAGGCCGCGGGTTCGGCGCAGCGCATCCACGACCTGGTGAGGGCCATCCAAGGCGACGTGGAGAAGGCCAAGGGGCTCATGGAGAAGGGGACCATGGGCATGTACGTGGGCATGGAGACGGTGGAGCGTACCGATCGCTCTTTGGCCTCCATATCCGACATCGTCGGCGAAATGGCGCGCGTGGCGGGCGCCATCGCGGAGGCCTCGTCGCGGGAGCTGAGGGAGAGCGAGCGGCTGGCCGACTCCCTGCGCGCCATGAAGGAACAGGTGGAGACGACCGCCGGAGCCTACGAGGAGATCGGGGCCTCTTCCGAGGAACAGACCGCCGCCACCACCGAGCTCGCCGGCACCGCCGAGCAGCTTTCCCGCATCGCCGAGCGGCTCCAGGAGATGGTGGCCCACTTCAAGCTCTACTGA
- a CDS encoding amidase: MSGHDQFAFMDATAQAELVRRGEVKPVELVEAAIGRVEALNPRLNAVVTPMFERAMEEAAGPLPDGPFTGVPFLLKDLIAAYRGVRLTFGSAFLRDYVPDFDSELVVRLRRAGLIVIGKTNCPEFGILPTTEPRLFGPARNPWDGERTTGGSSGGSAAAVAVGMVPMAHANDGGGSIRIPASCCGVFGLKPTRARNPLGPASGDLLSGLIVEHAVTRSVRDSAALLDATSGPDLGDPYWAPPPSRPFIEEVGADPGRLRIAFTADARGGAEVHPDCMKAVEDAAKLCADLGHEVEERALDVDVEALTPMFMTLWASAQTWTADGMSLAVGKTPAPDQFEPLTWALIEMGRGITASAYLMAVAGLQGVSRSLARQAEGYDLWLTPTLAEPPVPLGTFDSPPDNPLYGIVRAAGFVPFTPVCNVTGQPAMSVPLYWNEEGLPVGVQFIAKFGDEATLFRLAAQLEEARPWADRRPPVTG; this comes from the coding sequence ATGAGCGGTCATGACCAGTTCGCGTTCATGGACGCCACGGCACAGGCGGAGCTGGTAAGGAGGGGTGAGGTGAAACCCGTCGAGCTGGTGGAGGCGGCTATTGGGCGCGTGGAGGCCTTGAACCCGCGCCTCAACGCGGTGGTCACCCCCATGTTCGAACGCGCCATGGAGGAGGCGGCAGGCCCCCTTCCGGACGGCCCCTTCACGGGGGTGCCCTTCCTCCTCAAGGACCTCATCGCTGCGTATCGGGGCGTGAGGCTGACCTTCGGGTCGGCCTTTCTCCGCGACTATGTGCCCGACTTTGACAGCGAGCTGGTGGTGAGGTTGAGGAGAGCCGGCTTGATAGTCATAGGGAAGACCAACTGCCCCGAGTTCGGCATCCTCCCCACCACCGAGCCGCGCCTCTTCGGGCCGGCCCGCAACCCCTGGGACGGGGAGAGGACCACGGGGGGGTCCAGCGGCGGGTCCGCGGCGGCGGTTGCCGTCGGGATGGTGCCCATGGCGCACGCCAACGACGGGGGAGGTTCCATCCGCATCCCCGCCTCCTGCTGCGGCGTCTTCGGGCTCAAGCCCACCCGGGCGCGCAACCCCCTGGGACCAGCGAGCGGGGATCTCCTCAGCGGGCTGATCGTGGAACACGCTGTGACCCGCTCGGTGCGGGACAGTGCCGCTTTGCTGGACGCCACCTCGGGGCCGGATCTGGGCGATCCCTATTGGGCCCCACCCCCTTCCCGCCCCTTCATCGAGGAGGTGGGAGCGGATCCGGGGAGGCTGCGCATCGCCTTCACCGCCGACGCGCGCGGCGGAGCCGAGGTGCATCCCGACTGCATGAAGGCGGTGGAGGACGCGGCGAAGCTCTGCGCCGACCTCGGCCACGAGGTGGAGGAAAGGGCGCTGGACGTTGACGTGGAAGCGCTCACACCCATGTTCATGACCCTCTGGGCGTCCGCGCAAACCTGGACCGCTGACGGCATGTCCCTTGCGGTGGGGAAGACTCCTGCCCCGGACCAGTTCGAGCCTCTCACCTGGGCCCTCATCGAGATGGGACGGGGGATCACCGCCTCGGCCTATCTCATGGCGGTGGCGGGATTGCAGGGCGTCTCGCGCTCCCTGGCGAGGCAGGCGGAAGGGTACGACCTCTGGCTGACCCCCACCCTGGCGGAGCCTCCCGTGCCCCTGGGCACCTTCGATTCGCCCCCGGACAATCCCCTCTACGGCATCGTGCGGGCGGCGGGATTCGTGCCCTTCACCCCCGTATGCAACGTAACAGGCCAGCCGGCCATGAGCGTTCCCCTCTACTGGAACGAGGAGGGCTTGCCGGTGGGGGTGCAGTTCATCGCGAAGTTCGGAGACGAGGCCACCCTCTTCCGCCTCGCGGCGCAGCTGGAGGAGGCGCGTCCCTGGGCGGACAGGCGCCCGCCCGTGACGGGCTGA
- a CDS encoding transposase translates to MDCFSRISFCRVYSSAGSACARAFLSELKGFMPFPIWSLQTDNGSEFLKHFGKAASQELLTHFFSHPHCPRENAFVERKIQTTKYELWAFREGYTVEGLNEILDEWNHLYNYERPHQSLGYLTPMEFLKRWSEGSEDRAYVSTM, encoded by the coding sequence ATAGACTGTTTTTCCCGCATCTCCTTCTGCCGCGTCTACTCCTCTGCCGGTTCTGCCTGTGCCCGGGCCTTCCTCTCCGAGCTGAAAGGCTTTATGCCCTTCCCTATATGGTCATTGCAGACGGACAACGGATCTGAGTTCCTCAAGCACTTCGGAAAGGCCGCAAGCCAGGAGCTTTTAACCCACTTTTTCTCCCATCCCCATTGTCCCCGAGAGAACGCCTTTGTGGAGCGCAAGATCCAGACCACCAAGTACGAGCTCTGGGCCTTCCGGGAGGGTTACACCGTAGAGGGGTTGAACGAGATCCTCGATGAGTGGAATCACCTGTACAATTACGAAAGACCCCACCAGAGCTTGGGGTATCTTACGCCCATGGAATTTCTCAAAAGATGGAGTGAAGGAAGCGAGGATAGGGCTTATGTGTCCACGATGTAG
- a CDS encoding zinc ribbon domain-containing protein, with the protein MYCSNCGKDIGTDSQFCPYCGAAAGERAAPETQPAGSQAQQPEAYAAPSPPPQAPSITPAPEPPQPPSGSPPPPGPQAPPPAGTVPPSPVMGPAAQPVYAQARKRSALPWILGILGVAVVAAVVLVLVFVVFKGDGGKTDTSAIERPVADFYKALEKRDAKMLVSTMEPDFAKQLKEVLGKDYIAILEQYFFASFPDDLKITIREMKTEMDGDDRAQVTVVDGTLSYTDEYGEKVSEEAAESELYAFEVVRVDGTWYISEETLIDIGFDPGDLEYLGEDELDLDSDAFDNGIDQEAGAFELPVDSEDEALMLLFDLEEVLDWYLGSDSPLYQVYNEGTRWVIYLYEEARDGSELPFGWYAVDKATGEVWLVTN; encoded by the coding sequence ATGTACTGTTCCAACTGCGGGAAGGACATCGGGACCGACAGCCAGTTCTGTCCTTACTGCGGGGCGGCGGCTGGAGAGCGGGCCGCGCCCGAAACCCAGCCGGCGGGTTCGCAGGCACAACAGCCGGAGGCGTACGCAGCGCCGTCTCCACCGCCTCAAGCCCCCTCGATAACGCCGGCACCCGAACCCCCGCAGCCGCCGTCGGGAAGCCCACCGCCGCCCGGACCGCAAGCTCCTCCACCCGCCGGCACCGTACCTCCGTCTCCCGTCATGGGACCCGCTGCACAGCCGGTATACGCGCAGGCGCGAAAAAGGTCGGCCCTGCCGTGGATACTGGGAATCCTGGGCGTGGCGGTGGTGGCGGCGGTGGTCCTGGTGCTGGTCTTCGTGGTCTTCAAGGGAGACGGCGGCAAGACCGACACCTCGGCCATCGAGCGCCCGGTGGCGGACTTCTACAAGGCACTGGAGAAGCGGGACGCGAAGATGCTCGTGAGTACCATGGAGCCGGATTTCGCCAAGCAGCTCAAGGAGGTCCTTGGCAAGGACTACATCGCCATACTGGAACAGTATTTCTTCGCCAGCTTTCCGGACGACCTCAAGATAACCATCCGCGAGATGAAGACGGAGATGGACGGGGATGACCGGGCCCAGGTCACGGTGGTGGACGGCACCCTGAGCTACACCGACGAATACGGGGAGAAGGTCAGCGAAGAGGCCGCCGAGTCCGAGCTCTACGCCTTCGAGGTGGTCCGGGTTGACGGAACCTGGTATATCTCCGAAGAGACGCTCATCGATATCGGCTTCGACCCCGGAGACCTCGAGTACTTGGGCGAGGATGAACTGGACCTCGACTCCGACGCCTTTGACAACGGCATCGACCAAGAGGCCGGCGCGTTCGAGCTGCCGGTGGACAGCGAGGACGAGGCGCTGATGCTGCTCTTCGACCTGGAGGAGGTCCTGGACTGGTACCTGGGATCGGACAGCCCTCTTTACCAGGTCTACAATGAGGGCACGAGGTGGGTAATCTATCTCTACGAGGAGGCCCGGGACGGCTCGGAGCTGCCCTTCGGGTGGTACGCGGTGGACAAGGCTACGGGCGAGGTATGGCTGGTCACCAACTAA
- a CDS encoding sigma-70 family RNA polymerase sigma factor, translated as MKLKGLNDRDADLFRRVIEDDDPEAVRSLFDRYQDLLHRFAHKYHSDRLPYEDAYQLAALGMMKALRRFDPSRGVSFITFAYPTIEGELRKHYRDHLELIRMPRPLRDLRHRINAESRRYLEEEGHEPDIATLAQRLEVAEEEIIEVLAASANTSVFSLDSSCGDGQEDAPLGFFVGSHDPAFEEVEKELVIDEAMAKLPPRHRRVMYLKLKKSWTQTRIARELGVSQMHVSRLIREAVGMLQERCALQEETA; from the coding sequence ATGAAGCTTAAGGGATTGAACGATCGGGACGCGGACCTCTTCAGGCGCGTGATCGAAGACGACGACCCCGAGGCGGTGCGGAGCCTCTTCGACCGCTACCAGGACCTCCTGCACCGCTTCGCCCACAAGTATCACTCGGACCGGCTTCCCTACGAGGACGCCTACCAGCTGGCGGCCCTGGGGATGATGAAGGCCCTGCGGCGGTTTGACCCCTCACGCGGGGTGTCTTTCATCACCTTCGCCTATCCCACCATCGAAGGAGAGCTAAGGAAGCATTACCGGGACCACCTGGAGCTCATCCGCATGCCGCGTCCCCTGCGCGACCTGCGCCACCGCATCAACGCCGAATCGCGCAGGTACCTGGAGGAGGAAGGACACGAGCCGGATATAGCCACGCTGGCTCAGCGCCTGGAGGTGGCCGAGGAGGAGATCATCGAGGTCCTGGCGGCCAGCGCCAACACCTCCGTCTTCTCCCTCGACAGTTCATGCGGCGATGGGCAGGAAGACGCCCCCCTGGGCTTTTTCGTAGGCTCTCACGACCCAGCCTTCGAAGAGGTGGAGAAGGAGTTGGTCATCGACGAGGCCATGGCCAAACTCCCCCCGCGCCACCGCCGGGTGATGTACCTGAAGCTCAAGAAGAGCTGGACTCAGACGCGCATCGCCAGGGAGCTGGGGGTCTCCCAGATGCACGTGTCACGGCTCATCCGCGAGGCGGTCGGCATGCTGCAGGAAAGGTGTGCGCTCCAGGAAGAGACAGCCTGA